From a single Nicotiana tabacum cultivar K326 chromosome 8, ASM71507v2, whole genome shotgun sequence genomic region:
- the LOC107822238 gene encoding uncharacterized protein LOC107822238 — MVGIFSRFSVGRSAGHRRTQSALDEREVFPPNSDAVDAATTAGAPSVTPNGIEIAVEFKPVEHPMEPLNIDRPIQCPFPEPSTLNDGRIWKERVPAVRIRKPDIPVMKEGRATDSEAIRTIPRPPMNRVILPSISAPEHSLLKLLEDSGIC, encoded by the exons ATGGTGGGCATTTTTTCTAGATTTTCTGTTGGCAGATCAGCTGGCCATCGTCGGACTCAAAGTGCACTT GATGAAAGGGAAGTGTTTCCCCCAAATTCAGATGCAGTAGATGCTGCTACTACAGCTGGAGCTCCCTCTGTTACGCCTAATGGTATTGAAATTGCAGTCGAGTTCAAGCCAGTGGAACACCCTATGGAGCCTCTCAATATTGATCGACCAATTCAATGTCCATTTCCAGAACCTTCAACATTGAAT GATGGAAGAATATGGAAAGAGCGAGTCCCTGCTGTGCGAATTAGAAAGCCTGATATTCCAGTTATGAAGGAAGGAAGAGCTACCGACTCTGAGGCAATTCGAACAATACCTAGACCTCCCATGAATCGAGTTATTCTTCCATCAATAAGTGCACCTGAACATAGTCTGCTTAAACTGCTGGAGGACTCTGGGATTTGTTGA